AGCTGTATAGTCACACAGTGTGACTGAATTGAATGATCCGCGATATACAGCAGTACCTGCACCTTAATAGCTTAATTTTTTGTTACATGTAGTACAAGCAAGAAGGGTCAGTATTCATTCCCCGACTGCTAATTGTCCAAATAAAACCAAATTCTGAAGTCAAAGCTTGTGTATCACTGAGTGTGATTCCTGTATCTTGAGACACCCAAGCCTTTTTTTTATAAAAGAAATCTCCATAAAACTGTTTACCCATCAAGAGTGCGCATTGGATAAAATAATGTTTTAGCTTGCTTCATTGCTCTAATAATCTAATATTGGATAAATACAGTGGCTTTTTGCCGTtgcttgcttaaagggaacctgtcacccccaaaatcgaaggtgagctaagcccatcagcatcaggggcttatctacagcattctggattgctgtatataagcccctgatgtaacctgaaagatgagaaaaagaggttagattatactcacccaggggcttagctcaccttcgattttgggggtgaccggttcccttaagGGATGTAGTTTGTAAAGCCACGTcgccacttttttttattttttcacctttAATATAAAGGGTCCtagttatttttttgtgttttagttGTCTTAGATACTATATACCCCACAAGCATACTGACGGCTGATCCCACATGTTCATTCCTCCTTCCTGCCTTTTTTGCTTCTAGCATACATTTTAGCGGGCAGGAAGCAGGGGTGAAATCGAACATATGTCCCATCAATTATAGCAGGATGATGTAGCCTCTGCCAGCGACACCATTAACTGAAGTCAGTGATATGCACAGTTCACTTCCTATGTGCACAGTCCACTTCCTATGCCACAAAAAGACTTAATGTGACAGAGCGGAATTTCCATTCCATCATTGACCCTTGTTTTTGTTATATGCCATACTCCTCTTTTCCACAGTATCCTGAGAGCTAAGGAACCTACTAATTAGCAAACAagaaggggcactggacagtctcaCATGAAACAGTGGCTCATTTCCCTTGGATTTACTAAAGAAAGCAATagtacatctggcataattaagaacagTTCACCCCATGCACAAGTGACCGGATTTTCCTCACTGACACTGAGTCGTCAGTTTCCAATCTAGTTTTTCCCACTATATCTTTTTAGCCTCTTAACATTCTATCTCGGGCTATCTTCCTTGTGTTCTTCCAATTTCGTAGTAGAGGAAACTGCTTTTATAAGCCGTACTTCCAGAGAAAACATGGGCTTTCCCATATTATTATAAGTATCTGAGGAAAAGGAATCTGAGTCcaaatttattaattaaataaattaGATTAATATTTCTAATATTGATTCCAGGACAGAAGTCAGAGTCAGAATCTTATCGTGCAGGAGAGGAACAAGGGCAATCCACCTTCTTGGTGAAGAGCTTAATAGTATTTTTTACTTCCTTCTTAACAACAATTTTAATGAATGCAAACACAGTGGAGATTCTTCAGCTAGTATTTTTTAATAAAAGTCAAACAGATTTTTCTGTTATGGTATGAGTAAACTTTCTATTACAGTTTTCAAAGGCAAATTTCCCTTGTAATCTATTTTTTAAAGATGTGCAAACCTCTAACTGAAGGGACACACCCCTAAAATCATGCCCAAAGTCACAGCCACAGGCCGGTGTcctacttgcaactgcaatgcaagaaactcacacgagtctctcgcctcaatacctggcactgttgCCGGCGGTCCGGACCGGAGCGAaaagttgcatagaaatacatgctgccaCACACTACGGTCACGAGTGCCGGcgacagtgtcgggtattgaggcgcgagtttctcgcactgcAGTTGCAAGTGAGACACCGGCCACAAGCAGTGCCTTTCCTCCATAAAAATGCAGATATGTAAACATTTACTTAAGGAAGACATGATTGGGATGGGTACCTCAAAGAAGGTCTCTTTTGCTACTCTAACCCAAGGGCAGCTATGGCTTGGGGGAGCAAGAGAGATAATATGCTGTAAAAAACAATCCACAGGAGGGAGAAAAAAAACTGGTGGTGAAGACCCAAGAGCTCAATATTTTCCTGGAGAGTGCCACTTTAGGTCCTAACTGGACAGAATTCGGTGTCTGACATTCTCTCCTACCCCATTTACGGATTCCCACTTCTGGTGAGGCTGCAGCATGACCAGAAATGTGCCACAACACCATAGTCCCACACAAGAAGAGATGCTCAGTGGGCAGCGACTGTGATGGAGAAGCAAACTTAATGTAGCAGGAATTCCTGCATGTGTATTGCAGGAAGGAGCACCAGGGACGCTGGACTTTACCTTTGGTATAAAGACTTCCCTCAGATGAGTCTCAAAAATCAGCCCTAAGGCATAGTGGTGCTTCATTGTTAGAAAACTTCTAGACTCTCCCAGGGACAGCAAACTATTAAGGCTAGGTAGGAGGTGCTTCCTCTTATTTCCAGGATTTCTGTCCATATAGTAAATGGGTGGGAGCAAAGCAATCCCAGTCTCTGGTGGAGAGGGGGAAGAAACACATTTCTGAAAATATCAGTCAAGCATTTTTTGCACAAGTTGGTATACTATTATGCATCAAAAAAGTATGCACATGTCTGCAGAATttgcacatatttttttttttactatagacaATTATATTTACCAAAATTCATCATCATATTTAATCCAGTATATTCACCTGTATCAGGCTGTCCTTTATGAATGTCCATAATAAATTAAGCTTTCTCAGCAAAAAAGCATCTACAGAGATATTATCACAAATGGCAAACAATTAGCTATGTTTCGGGGGAACACCCACTTTCTCAAGCATGCGCATGCAAACACCACCAACACCTAAATACAAGGCAATTCTCTCAATGTGTCAAAcaacaaaagatatatatatatatatcattatttAAAAGGTATCAAGTGCAGTATTCTTGTATAACTTTACAATATCAAATATAAATAGATTTTCAAATATTGGCCATAAGTTCAGAGGAACACACTCCACAGCAATTGTtcgttaaagtgaatctgtcagcaggattgtgctcagcaacctacacagtgtcaggtcggcgccattaaactgattaaaatgataactgggttgatgaaatccatcttgtggttgttgtttaatctttattttaaaaaaagctGAGACCCAAGAGAACAGGGGCGGGCTGGGCAGGGTGGCagaaatgcatatgccccccgggccggtgtctaagcagctgcacagggccgctggaggactggCAGTGACTGTAATACATAGCGCACCTGTAGTGCGCGGTGGTGTCATCCTGCCAGCATCCCTGACATGCAGGCTGCAGGGGTATGTGATGAGCAAGCTCCTATGCGCCACTGCcactctgagggagagagccagcagccaagatgaaaggtcagcacaccggcctgtgtgtgcacggagctccggcttctcctgctcttatctgttatcccggcagagaaggagagacgggcgaAGTGCCGGGACAGTgcggagctgtgagcaggagaaactgaagagctgcacatggacatcagccgcccctgcaccacagaggagagtgtgtgatgtgtgtatgaggtaactggtgtgtgtgtgagctgtgtgtgtgagagctgtgtgtgagctgcatgcgtgtgagctgtgtgtgtgagctgcgtgtgtgtgtgagctgcgtgcgtgtgtgagctgcgtgtgtgagctgtgtgtgcatgagcttcgtgtgtgtgagctgcgtgcgtgtgtgagctgcatgtgtgtgtcattatacagtggggccgtgcgtgtgtgtgtcattatacagtggggttgtgcgtgtgcctgtcattatacagtgggctgtgcgtgtgcctgtcattatacagtggggctgtgtgtgtgtgtcattatacagtggggctgtgcgtgtgtcattatacagtggggctgtgcgtgtgtgtgtcattatagtggggctgtacatgtgcgtcatacagtggggctgtgtgggtatgtcattatacaatggggctgtgcgtgtgtgtgtgagctgcgtgtgtgtgagctgcgtgtgtgtgagctgcgtgtgtgtgtgagctgtttgtgtgagctgtgtgtgagagctgcgtgcgtgtgtgagctgcgtgtgtgtgtgagctgtgtgtgcctgtgtgtgagctgcgtgcgtgtgtaagctgcgtgcatgtgtgtgagctgcatgtgtgtgtgagctgcgtgtgtgtgagctgcgtgtgtgtgtgtgagctgcgtgcatgtgtgtgagctgcatgtgtgagtgagctgtgtgtgtgtgagctgcgtgtgtgtgtgagctgcgtgcatgtgtgtgagctgcaagtgtgtgtcattatacagtggggccatGCGGGTGCctctcattatacagtggggttgtgcgtgtgcctgtcattatacagtggggctgtgcgtgtgcctgtcattatacagtggggctgtgcatgtgtgtgtcattatacagtgaggttgtgcgtgtgcctgtcattatacagtggggatgtgcgtgtgcctgtcattatacagtggggctgtgtgtgtgtgtcattatacagtggggctgtgcgtgtgtgtgagctgcgtgtgtgtgtgagctgcgtgtgtgtgtgagctgcgtgtgtgtgagctgcgtgtgtgtgagctgtgtgtgtgtgtgagctgtgtgtgtgtgagctgtgtgtgtgagagctgtgtgtgagctgcatgcgtgtgtgagctgcgtgtgtgagctgcgtgtgtgtaagtgtgtgagctgcgtgtgtgagctgcatgtgtgtgtcattacaCAGTGGGGCTgtggtgcgtgtgtgtcattatacagtggggctgtgcatgtgcctgccattatacagtggggctgtgtgtgtatgtcattatacagtggggctgtgcgtgtgtgtgtgtcattatacagtggggctgtgcgtgtgtgtgccattatacagtggggctgtgcgtgtgcctgtcattatacagtggggctgtgcatgtgtgtgtcattatacagtgaggttgtgcgtgtgcctgtcattatacagtggggatgtgcgtgtgcctgtcattatacagtggggctgtgtgtgtgtgtcattatacagtggggctgtgcgtgtgtgtgagctgcgtgtgtgtgagctgcgtgtgtgtgtgagctgtgtgtgtgtgtgagctgtgtgtgtgtgagctgtgtgtgagctgcatgcgtgtgtgagctgcgtgtgtgtaagtgtgtgagctgcgtgtgtgagctgcatgtgtgtgtcattacacagtggggctgtgcgcgtacctgtcattatacagtggggctgtgcgtgtgtgtgtgtcattatacagtggggctgtgtgggtatgtcattatacagtggggctgtgcgtgtgtgtcattatacagtggggctgtgtgtgtgtgtcatacagtagggctgtgcgtatgtgtcattatacagtggggctgtgcgtgtgcctgtcattatacagtggggctgtgcgtgtgtcattatacagtggggctgtggtgcgtgtatgtcattatacagtggggctgtgtgtgtatgtcattatacagtggggctgtgcgtgtgtgtgtgtcattatacagtggggctgtgcgtgtgtgtgtcattatacagtggggatgtgtgtgcctgtcattatatagtggggttgtgcgtgtgtgtcattatacagtggggctgtgggtgtgtgtatgtcattatacagtggggctgtgtgtgtttgtcattatacagtggggcagtgcatgtgtgtcattatacagtggggctgtgcgtgtgcctgtcattatacagtggagctgtgcatgtgcctgtcattatacagtggggctgtgcatgtgcctgtcattatacagtggggctgtgtgtgggtcattatacagtggggctgtgcagtcGGGCTGTGTgcgtgggtcattatacagtggggctgtgcgtgtgtgtcattatacagtggggctgtgcgtgtgtgtgtgtcattatacagtggggctgtgcgtgtgtgtgtgtgtcattatgcagtggggctgtgcgtgtgtctgtcattatacagtggggctgtgtgtgtttgtcattatacagtggggcagtgcatgtgtgtcattatacagtgaggctgtgcgtgtgcctgtcattatacagtggagctgtgcatgtgcctgtcattatacagtggggctgtgcatgtgcctgtcattatacagtggggctgtgtgtgggtcattatacagtggggctgtgcatgtgcctgtcattatacagtcggGCTGTGTgcgtgggtcattatacagtggggctgtgtgtgtgtcattatgcaatggggctgtgcgtgtgtctgtcattatacagtggggctgtgcgtgtgtgtcattggtgcattcactctgtgtcattctatggACTGCAGACTTGTGCTTCTCACATTGCTCGCAGTGCTGTGGTCATTTGGCGGGTGTGTGGCtgtaagtttgtgatttgcatacatgtggtcacatgccgactagacttacatggcctaatgcaactgtattgaacaaggcccaaaacagtctagtcgaaaagtggctgggaatatatatattgcatgcttgcagtcacaagaccacctgttgccggcaccagagaatcttcacagcgcacagtgcgcacgatatgaggattcacacatagtgtctgtagacatgtagcatccgacaacccctttaaggatgagccgctactcttgggccactgctgtgtgcttgcccccaggccaaaatttgccagtcagcccctgccagagaacatgattcgggtctgtTATTAACGGTATAATGGCGACCTCgaacaaaaaaaaaagtctgaatttccatttaatttctctctcctctgatgtgatggcacatcagagagaaatagggtcccccgatcccCTCTCCCAGTACCTCCGTTGTTCCTCCAACCCCCTGTGAAGTCCCCCGGCGTCTTCTTCAGggtgaaaatggcaggcgcatgcgtagtgcgcccactGAGATCTGCCGGACGGCAGCCGGCAAcattaggaaatttttcctattggttcactttgatcactatgatagacgctatcacagtgatcaaaataaaaaaaatagtaaataaaaccccccttttatcaccctcttagctaggtaaaaataatgaaattaaaaaaatatataatatttccattagggttagagttgggctaaagtaagttggggtaaagttagggttatgtttagggttgtggttatggttgggtttAGTTAGGCTTGGCATTAGGTTTAGGGGTTAGGtttgtgactaaaggtaccttcacactaagcgactttacaacgatagcgatccgtgacgttgcagcgtcctggatagcgatatcgttgtgtttgacacacagcagcgatcaggatcccgctgtgagatcgctggtcgttgctgaaagtccagaactttatttcgtcgctggatctcccgctgacatcgctgaatcggtgtgtgtgacaccgttccagcgatgtcttcactggtaaccagggtaaacatcgggttactaagcgcagggccgcgcttagtaacccgatgtttaccctggttaccattgtaaaagtaaaaaaaaaaaacacatactcacattccggtgcccggcgtccgcttccctgcactcctcctgcatcctgtgtaagtgctggccgtaaagcagagcggtgacgtcaccactctgctctgtgggagatgccggagatgttcggcgcagaAACAGGATGCAGGagtagtgcagggaagcggacgccgggcaccggaatgtgagtatgtgttttttttttttacttttacaatggtaaccagggtaaacatcgggttactaagcgcggccctgcgcttagtaacccgatgtttaccctggttaccaggggacttcggcatcgttggtcgctggagagccgtctgtgtgacagctctccagcgaccacacaacgactaaacagcgacgctgcagcgatcggcattgttgtctgtatcgctgcagcggcgcttagtgtgaaggtaccttaaggttatttgtgtgttggggttaggggtgtggttaaggttgggattaggggtgtgttggggttaggtttgttgttaggattaagggtgtgttgttagggttattgttgggattaggggtgtgttggggttaggtttgttgttagggttattgttgggattaggggtgtgttggggttaggtttatggttgaaattagggttggggttaggtttgtggatagggttatggttgtgattagagttaggggtgtattggggttagggttatgattgggattagggggtgtgttggggttagggttagaattgggaggtttccactctttaggtacatcaggggtctccaaatgaccaaaccacaagacggatttcatcaactaaggtattattttattcagtataatggcgccgacctgacagcgtgtgcaggttactatgcacaattctgctgacaggttccctttaaggctgggttcacattacgtttacagcagcccgttcaacacatacggtaacgggctgctgtaaacgcaagtgccggtatgacagcacgctagcgcagatagagcacctgctagctctatctgcgctagcagtgacggacccggaaacgctgcagcccgtgtctcagggtcagtcactcaatgacggcacatcgctagcgcacgcccattgtgggcgagcgctatagtgatgcgtccgacattggagtcaatggcgttaAACagacgttacaccacgttatgccgctgtgtaacgtagtccgtctaacggacgcccataACGTAATGTAAACCCAGCCTAAGCGTCAGGGGTTTCCTCTAAATCTTGTCAAAGACTTTGATGTAAAcctcaatgtaagtgctcagcgtagagtgccagataaatgtgatccaaaatgttatgtaaaatgttcccaaagcttcaactgaatccacaaaaaaaTGCAAGTCCCCTGACTGACAGCTaagccccaatgcagagccagtgtcagtcagggccagtgTATGGTTACAGCCGCCATTCTGTaggctcagagcagtgactgaacctgtgCTGGCGCCGCTCCATGACTGAAACAGGAACGCTGCCAGGGGGGagtaaagttaaagggaacctgttacccccaaaatcgatggtgaggtaagctcaccggcatcaggggcttatctacagcattctgtaatgctgtagataagcccccgatgttacctgaaaaaggagaaaaagacgttagattatactcacccaggggcggtcccgatgcggtctggtcaaatgggtgtctccggtccgctccggcgcctcccatcttcattccatgacgtcctcttcgggtctttacgccgcggctccggcgtactttgtctgccctgttcagggcagagcaaggtactgcagtgtgcaggcaccgggcctctctgacctttccggcgcctgcgcactgcagtactttgctctgccctcaaaaagtacgccggagccgcggcgtaaagacccgaagaggacgtcatggaatgaagatgggaggcgccggagcggaccggagacacccatcagacctgactgcaccgggaccgcccctgggtgagtataatctaacgtctttttctcctctttcaggtaacatcgggggcttatctacagcattacagaatgctgtagataagccactgatgccggtgagcttacctcaccagccattttgggggtgacaggttccctttaattttctcACTGCAGAGTtcggctattaacctgcagataaaccccatatctacaggttctAGAGTGTTTTTCTGGTGACAGTATTTGAAGCAGAAATTTCTGcttttcttggcaggaaaaatgctgtgtaaaaatttgcagcaaaaatgctgaaagaactgACATACTGTGAATGTATATCAGCTtggaaaaataagcagcatgtgctgGAAACTGCAGGAATCtcactttaggctactttcacactagggttTTTTCAATCCATCGtttaacggatcctgcaaatgtgcccgcaggatgcattttttgcccatagacctgtattgccgacggatcgtgacgtatggccatacgttgtgtccgtcgtattttggcggaccgtcggcacaaaaaaacgttcaagggaacgttttttcgtatgtcacgtccaccatttcctaccgcgcatgcgcggccggaactccgcccctcctccccggactttacaatgggcagcggatgtgttgaaaaactgcatccgctgcccacgtagtgctgaaatttcacaacgtgtgttgggacagcgcgccgacgcttagcgacagacccgtaccaacgcaagtgtgaaagaggcctggcACTAGGAAATCCTTCAGATTTTGTGACAAATCAGTGCAAAAAAATTGTGGTAAAATTGCAGTATGTGC
This is a stretch of genomic DNA from Ranitomeya variabilis isolate aRanVar5 chromosome 6, aRanVar5.hap1, whole genome shotgun sequence. It encodes these proteins:
- the LOC143782791 gene encoding uncharacterized protein LOC143782791, whose translation is MDIHKGQPDTETGIALLPPIYYMDRNPGNKRKHLLPSLNSLLSLGESRSFLTMKHHYALGLIFETHLREVFIPKMRESAPETLIQLPAQYLSTTSYFLESPAPLLIIRSEQHRVNLLQ